One Verrucomicrobiia bacterium genomic window carries:
- a CDS encoding GH92 family glycosyl hydrolase translates to MRNIIAGLLSIAALSSFAAEKTPLQSVDPTIGTTHCRWFFFTPGAMPFGMAKPGPCTDAHLGNVHGWDAVGYDSRHESIESFVSFREFQIGGVALMATTGKLQTIPGKLEDPESGYRSRFDKQDQRAEPGYYSVLLKDYGVRAELTATPRVAFHRFTFPKSSDAHVILDVGNRQGEGGAVLDAFVQRVGEREVEGFVNTLPVYVKAYQPGASVRMYFVARLSKTPNRVTAFRSQQQFAGHSAIQGAGCGLSLDFETSENEAVEVKLGMSYTSVANARLNMEKEAAALDFNAARAQAQSKWSEMLGRIRVSGGREVDRVKFYTGLYHALLGRGLASDVNGTYRRNDDAIGQIPLDESGVPQYHHYNSDAVWGAFWNLTQVWALAYPDYFSEFVRCHLDMYRDCGWLPDSVAAGKFVSGVGTDFMGLVVSSAYHWGIRDYNVPQAFEAVLKNEMGWQNRPVGVGKADVKTFIDRGYVPLMRKVPAFSGSTADGSLYSASHTLEYSFSAYAAAEFARALGRTNEQASLMRYSRGWENLYDTETGFIRPKNPEGQFIPDFDARKPWSGFQEGNAWQYTFYVPHDPAGLMSKMGVETFRHRLADVFAQAEKTEFGGGKKIDAFSGLENVYNQGNQPSLHIAWLFNYAGQPEQTQHWVRRICDVFYGTNVVHGYGYGQDEDQGQLGAWFVLAGIGLFDVQGGATGEPVMQVGAPLFDEIEVQLHPRYHAGKTFKIRAQGASNREAFVKAIRANGTLLDGWSVPWKTIAAGGTLDLELRGDATIPVSIQQSR, encoded by the coding sequence ATGAGAAACATCATCGCTGGCCTGTTGTCCATTGCGGCTCTCAGCAGTTTCGCCGCTGAAAAAACGCCGCTTCAATCCGTCGATCCCACGATTGGCACCACCCATTGCCGCTGGTTCTTCTTCACGCCTGGCGCGATGCCGTTCGGAATGGCCAAACCAGGTCCCTGCACTGACGCACACCTCGGCAACGTGCATGGCTGGGACGCGGTGGGTTACGACAGCCGGCACGAATCGATCGAGAGCTTCGTCAGCTTTCGGGAATTTCAGATCGGCGGGGTCGCTCTCATGGCGACCACGGGGAAGTTGCAGACGATCCCCGGAAAGCTCGAGGATCCGGAGTCGGGATACCGATCGCGTTTTGACAAACAGGACCAGCGAGCGGAGCCGGGTTACTATTCCGTGCTGCTGAAGGATTACGGTGTTCGCGCGGAATTAACCGCCACCCCACGCGTCGCGTTTCATCGATTCACGTTTCCGAAATCTTCGGACGCTCACGTCATCCTCGATGTTGGAAATCGACAAGGAGAAGGCGGCGCAGTGCTTGATGCCTTTGTTCAACGGGTCGGTGAGCGCGAGGTGGAAGGATTTGTGAACACGCTGCCTGTTTACGTGAAGGCTTATCAACCGGGAGCTTCAGTCAGGATGTATTTTGTGGCGCGACTCAGTAAAACGCCGAACCGCGTCACGGCGTTTCGTTCCCAACAGCAGTTCGCCGGGCACTCAGCCATTCAGGGCGCCGGATGCGGATTGTCCCTCGATTTCGAAACCTCCGAGAACGAAGCCGTCGAGGTGAAGCTCGGGATGTCCTACACAAGTGTTGCCAATGCCCGGTTGAACATGGAAAAGGAAGCCGCTGCTCTCGACTTCAATGCCGCGCGCGCGCAGGCGCAATCCAAGTGGAGCGAAATGCTGGGACGCATCCGCGTGTCAGGCGGGCGCGAAGTGGATCGGGTGAAGTTTTACACTGGGCTGTATCACGCACTGCTCGGACGCGGCCTGGCCAGCGACGTGAATGGCACTTACCGCCGAAACGATGACGCGATAGGCCAGATACCTCTCGATGAATCAGGTGTTCCCCAATACCACCATTACAATAGCGATGCAGTCTGGGGCGCTTTCTGGAATCTCACCCAGGTGTGGGCGCTTGCTTACCCCGATTACTTCAGCGAGTTCGTGCGCTGCCATCTCGACATGTATCGCGATTGCGGCTGGCTGCCCGATTCGGTCGCGGCTGGAAAATTTGTGTCGGGGGTTGGAACTGATTTCATGGGGCTTGTGGTCAGCAGCGCTTATCATTGGGGCATTCGCGATTACAACGTGCCGCAGGCGTTCGAAGCTGTTTTGAAGAATGAGATGGGCTGGCAGAACCGGCCTGTGGGCGTGGGCAAGGCGGATGTGAAGACATTCATCGATCGCGGCTATGTGCCCTTGATGCGGAAAGTTCCCGCATTCAGCGGATCCACTGCTGACGGGTCCCTGTATTCAGCATCCCATACGCTCGAGTATTCGTTTTCGGCCTATGCGGCTGCAGAGTTCGCCCGGGCCCTCGGCAGGACCAACGAGCAGGCTTCCCTCATGCGCTACTCGCGCGGATGGGAGAATCTCTACGACACGGAAACGGGGTTCATCCGGCCGAAGAACCCGGAAGGGCAGTTCATCCCTGACTTCGATGCGCGTAAACCCTGGAGCGGATTCCAGGAAGGCAACGCGTGGCAATACACGTTCTACGTGCCGCACGATCCCGCGGGGTTGATGTCGAAAATGGGCGTTGAAACGTTTCGTCACCGGCTTGCGGATGTCTTCGCGCAGGCGGAGAAAACTGAGTTCGGCGGCGGCAAGAAGATCGACGCCTTCTCAGGACTTGAGAACGTTTACAACCAGGGCAACCAGCCCAGCCTGCACATTGCGTGGCTCTTCAACTACGCAGGACAACCCGAGCAAACCCAGCACTGGGTGCGCCGCATCTGTGATGTGTTCTACGGCACGAATGTCGTGCATGGCTATGGCTACGGGCAGGACGAAGACCAGGGCCAGCTCGGCGCCTGGTTTGTGCTGGCTGGGATTGGATTGTTCGACGTCCAGGGCGGCGCGACAGGAGAGCCTGTCATGCAGGTTGGAGCACCCCTGTTCGACGAAATCGAAGTTCAACTACATCCCCGTTATCACGCGGGCAAGACATTCAAGATCCGGGCGCAGGGCGCGTCCAATCGCGAAGCCTTTGTGAAGGCGATTCGTGCGAACGGAACGCTCCTGGACGGTTGGAGCGTTCCGTGGAAGACCATCGCTGCGGGCGGGACGCTTGACCTGGAATTGCGCGGAGACGCAACAATTCCAGTGTCGATACAACAGTCCCGCTGA
- a CDS encoding PAS domain S-box protein: MHSSDAKTDWNERTSASFPAPPDNQSMFRLMFERSTDAFTLVDPQSGRFVDVNSASIRIAGAPSKAAMLELGPGTISPEFQPDGTRSIEKAKEMVGLALEKGSHRFDWVINRFDGSSVPVEIVLTPIPIGERPLLLSAAREITERKRAEAALRASEERWRMVFEQAPFSVQIFAPDGWTRRVNPGWEKLFGMTREQAAQFNLLTDPQLSGSEAAPLIRRAFSGEVVHVPAVPFELPTPPSGGPRTRWIGATLFPIRDELGQLLEVVCVHEDITERKQAEESIRQWNVMLEQRIAERTSELAQSEAQMRTLVEHAPEAIVVFDGASGDFLNCNENAARLLGLNREELLKLHPADVSPEFQPNGRRSADLSREYIERALAGEVPVFEWIHRGTHGRLIPCEVRLVRLPAEGRRLVRGSITDTTERKRAEQALRDSEQKHRALFEATSQGVMIHDAQKFHDVNPAAVRIMGYNSAAEIIGKHPADLSPARQPNGEDSLVAASRHISECMEKGTARFEWVSLTSGGQPVPVDVILTRIEMGGKPLIQAVINDISERKAAEEALRKSEEKFKQLYELSPLGMAQVEWDGTFVQVNKAFENIIGYSQAELQKLSYWEVTPREYEEAELAVLDSLRRTGRFGPHEKEYFHKDGHRVPVVLNGMAATSPDGRTQLWSIVEDITQRKNSEAELHKVVAREKELGQLKSNFVSMVSHEFRTPLGIIMSSAEILADYLDRLDPDERRSHLDSVSRNARRMGDMMEEVLVLSRLDAGRMDFSPETIDLRKFFVRLVDEALSSTDRRCPIVLNLAETSETALLDESLARHILTNLISNATKYSEPGQPVRLDVFAEGQDLICVIRDHGIGIPPADQECLFNAFHRGDNVGQRPGTGLGLVIVKRCVELHGGTIRLWSKVGEGTEVTVRLPVFRATALPRRGDTEVIRRPQP; this comes from the coding sequence ATGCATTCATCCGACGCCAAAACCGACTGGAACGAAAGGACCAGTGCCTCGTTCCCGGCGCCCCCGGATAATCAGTCGATGTTCCGGTTGATGTTCGAGCGCAGCACTGACGCGTTCACATTGGTGGATCCGCAATCTGGGCGGTTCGTCGATGTGAACTCCGCAAGCATCCGAATTGCCGGCGCGCCCAGCAAGGCTGCGATGCTTGAACTGGGTCCCGGAACGATCTCTCCGGAATTCCAGCCGGACGGAACGCGGTCCATCGAAAAGGCGAAGGAAATGGTGGGGCTCGCCCTGGAGAAAGGGAGCCATCGCTTTGATTGGGTCATCAACCGCTTCGACGGCTCGTCTGTCCCAGTGGAAATCGTTTTGACGCCGATCCCAATCGGCGAACGCCCATTGCTGTTGTCTGCTGCGCGCGAAATCACAGAACGAAAGCGCGCCGAAGCAGCGTTGCGGGCGTCCGAGGAACGCTGGCGCATGGTATTCGAACAAGCCCCGTTCAGCGTGCAGATTTTCGCCCCTGACGGATGGACGCGCCGCGTGAATCCCGGCTGGGAAAAGTTGTTCGGAATGACGCGTGAGCAAGCGGCGCAATTCAACCTCCTGACTGATCCGCAACTATCCGGCAGCGAGGCGGCGCCGCTGATTCGCCGCGCGTTTTCCGGCGAGGTGGTGCACGTTCCCGCCGTTCCTTTTGAATTGCCCACGCCGCCAAGTGGGGGACCGCGCACGCGCTGGATTGGCGCGACGTTGTTTCCCATTCGCGACGAACTCGGACAACTGCTCGAGGTTGTATGCGTGCATGAGGACATCACCGAACGCAAACAGGCGGAGGAATCGATCCGGCAATGGAACGTCATGCTCGAACAGCGCATTGCCGAACGCACCTCCGAACTCGCCCAGAGCGAAGCGCAGATGCGAACTTTGGTCGAGCACGCTCCCGAGGCGATCGTGGTGTTTGACGGAGCCAGCGGCGATTTCCTGAACTGCAATGAAAACGCGGCGCGACTGCTCGGCTTGAACCGGGAGGAACTCTTGAAGTTGCATCCCGCGGATGTCAGTCCGGAATTCCAGCCGAACGGCCGTCGATCAGCGGACCTTTCCCGGGAATACATCGAGCGGGCGCTGGCGGGTGAGGTTCCCGTTTTCGAATGGATTCACCGCGGCACGCATGGGCGGCTGATTCCGTGTGAAGTGCGCCTCGTGCGTCTTCCGGCCGAAGGCCGGAGGCTGGTGCGGGGAAGCATCACGGATACGACCGAACGCAAACGCGCGGAACAGGCTTTGCGCGATTCGGAACAAAAGCATCGGGCGCTGTTCGAAGCCACGAGCCAGGGCGTAATGATCCACGACGCCCAAAAGTTTCACGACGTTAATCCCGCCGCAGTGCGCATCATGGGCTACAACAGCGCCGCGGAGATCATCGGCAAGCACCCCGCTGATTTGTCTCCCGCAAGGCAGCCCAACGGTGAGGATTCGCTCGTCGCGGCGTCGCGTCACATCAGCGAGTGCATGGAAAAGGGAACGGCGAGGTTCGAATGGGTCAGCCTCACGAGCGGAGGCCAGCCTGTTCCTGTCGATGTGATCCTCACGCGCATCGAGATGGGCGGCAAGCCCTTGATCCAGGCGGTGATCAATGACATCTCCGAACGCAAAGCTGCGGAGGAAGCCTTGCGGAAATCGGAGGAAAAGTTCAAGCAGCTCTATGAACTTTCCCCGCTCGGCATGGCGCAGGTCGAATGGGACGGAACGTTCGTGCAGGTCAACAAGGCCTTCGAAAACATCATCGGCTACTCACAGGCGGAACTTCAAAAGCTCAGCTATTGGGAGGTCACCCCCCGTGAATACGAGGAGGCGGAACTTGCGGTCCTGGACTCCCTGCGGCGGACGGGCCGGTTTGGACCGCACGAGAAGGAATACTTTCACAAGGACGGTCATCGCGTTCCGGTAGTACTCAATGGCATGGCAGCCACGTCCCCTGACGGGCGCACGCAGCTGTGGTCCATCGTTGAGGACATCACCCAGCGAAAAAATTCTGAGGCCGAGTTGCACAAGGTCGTCGCCCGCGAAAAGGAATTGGGCCAGTTGAAAAGCAATTTTGTATCGATGGTCTCGCACGAGTTTCGAACTCCGCTGGGCATCATCATGTCATCAGCGGAAATCCTTGCTGATTACCTGGATCGCCTCGATCCCGACGAACGCCGCAGTCACCTCGACAGTGTCTCGCGCAATGCGCGGCGCATGGGCGACATGATGGAGGAAGTGCTTGTGCTGAGCCGCCTGGACGCGGGTCGGATGGATTTCAGTCCCGAAACGATTGACCTCAGGAAGTTCTTTGTTCGCCTTGTCGATGAAGCGCTGTCATCCACCGACCGCCGGTGTCCCATCGTTCTCAACCTCGCCGAAACTTCCGAAACTGCGTTGCTCGACGAGAGCCTGGCCCGCCACATCCTGACGAACCTGATCAGCAACGCGACCAAGTATTCCGAACCTGGCCAGCCTGTGCGGCTGGATGTTTTTGCTGAAGGCCAGGATCTCATCTGCGTCATTCGCGATCACGGAATCGGCATTCCGCCAGCCGACCAGGAATGCCTGTTCAACGCGTTTCATCGTGGCGATAACGTTGGCCAGCGCCCCGGCACGGGCCTTGGGCTGGTAATCGTCAAGCGGTGCGTGGAATTGCATGGGGGAACGATTCGACTATGGAGCAAGGTCGGCGAGGGAACTGAGGTCACTGTTCGGTTGCCGGTCTTTCGGGCGACCGCTCTCCCCCGCCGCGGCGACACTGAAGTAATCAGACGTCCGCAACCCTGA
- a CDS encoding sigma-70 family RNA polymerase sigma factor gives MNTNDQQQRFAEWIHDYSGVLYRVVNGFADGDDRNDLLQEVLLAVWKSIPAFRGQAKASTYLYRVCHNTALLWTRSRKSYRLRLEQLTAFAPTAHSPEGGSLTQERLAALYAEIRRLKPADRSLILLALDGLSYRDMAEVLGLSESNVGVKLNRIKTQLGQTLKDKDYEPR, from the coding sequence GTGAATACCAACGATCAGCAACAACGGTTCGCCGAATGGATCCACGATTACAGCGGGGTGCTTTACCGCGTGGTCAACGGGTTTGCCGATGGCGACGACCGCAATGACCTCCTGCAGGAGGTGCTGCTGGCGGTTTGGAAATCGATCCCTGCATTCCGCGGCCAGGCGAAGGCGAGCACGTATCTCTACCGGGTGTGCCACAACACGGCGTTGCTGTGGACCCGCTCCCGGAAAAGTTATCGCCTTCGGCTTGAGCAGCTCACTGCGTTTGCGCCCACGGCCCACAGCCCGGAAGGCGGTTCGCTCACCCAGGAACGACTGGCCGCGCTGTATGCCGAGATCCGCCGGCTGAAACCCGCGGACCGCTCGCTGATTCTCCTGGCACTCGATGGCCTGAGCTATCGGGACATGGCGGAGGTGCTTGGACTTTCGGAGAGCAATGTGGGGGTCAAACTCAACCGCATCAAAACACAACTCGGTCAAACATTGAAAGACAAAGACTATGAACCTCGATGA
- a CDS encoding VOC family protein, with the protein MSESHIDPKVRIGHVHLKVADLERALGFYRGVLGFQLTQRYGSGAAFISAGGYHHHIGLNTWESLGGSPPPAGATGLFHLAILYPTRTALGDALRRLLAAGISLDGASDHGVSEALYLRDPDQNGVELYWDRPESQWPRTSDGGLAMFTRALDLKALLAEAPPIQ; encoded by the coding sequence ATGAGTGAATCTCACATCGACCCGAAGGTCAGGATTGGCCACGTGCACTTGAAGGTTGCGGACCTTGAGCGTGCGCTGGGCTTTTACCGCGGCGTCCTCGGATTCCAATTAACCCAGCGCTACGGTTCAGGCGCGGCGTTCATTTCCGCGGGGGGCTACCATCACCACATCGGCTTGAACACGTGGGAAAGCCTGGGCGGTTCACCGCCGCCTGCCGGAGCCACGGGCCTGTTTCACCTGGCGATCCTCTATCCGACCCGCACGGCACTTGGCGACGCTCTGAGGAGATTGCTGGCCGCCGGAATTTCACTGGATGGCGCCAGCGACCATGGTGTCAGCGAGGCGCTTTACTTGCGCGATCCCGACCAGAACGGCGTCGAATTATATTGGGACCGGCCTGAGTCCCAGTGGCCGCGCACTTCCGATGGCGGTCTGGCGATGTTCACGCGCGCACTCGATTTGAAAGCTCTCCTCGCCGAAGCGCCTCCCATTCAATAA
- a CDS encoding pyruvate carboxylase: protein MTTPVRSEPSSPKAARTFKKLMAANRSEIAIRIFRAGTELNLRTVAIYAAEDRFCLHRFKADEAYLVGSGKGPVAAYLDIEGIVAVAKEKGIDAIHPGYGFLSENPDFARACAKAGIAFVGPRPELLEMMGDKTAARALARKINVPVLPGVETAITERDAALKAAKEIGFPLIIKAAFGGGGRGMRVVHKASDLASLLEEARSEAERAFGNPSVFLEKYIPRAKHIEVQILGDQHGNVIHLHERDCSVQRRHQKVVEVAPSFGLPRSVIKELCDAAARIAREIRYDNAGTIEFLYDLDNHEWFFIEMNPRIQVEHTVTEVITGLDLVRAQILIAEGYPLHGPEVNMPLQPDIPRNGYAIQCRVTTEDPENRFMPDYGKILAYRSPGGFGIRLDGGMGYGGAIITPFYDSMLVKVIASAHTYETAMHRMHRALSEFRIRGVKTNIPFLENVIHHEQFRSGQATTTMIDTSPELFHFRTRRDRATKLLNFLGNVIVNGNPHAKGYTPDKPPVPATPVAFDHKAPPPAGTRDLLLKLGAKGFAEWARKQRRLLVTDTTMRDAHQSLMATRVRTHDMLAVGDAVARRAPGLFSLEMWGGATFDTTMRFLNEDPWERLRQLRARIPNICFQMLFRGSNAVGYSNYPENVVAGFVKHAAASGIDIFRIFDSLNYTPNLRVAMDAVQETHAVCEAAICYTGDILDARRSKYSLKYYVKLAKELEKMGAHILAIKDMAGLCRPYAAYQLVKALKEEIGIPIHFHTHDTAGVQAAAILEACDANVDIVDLAMGSMSGSTSQPNLNSIVAALEHTRRDTGLDIAALGEFSDYWERVREYYHPFDTAPKTGSAEVYLHEMPGGQYTNLKEQANSMGVAHRWPEIARTYAEVNQLFGDIVKVTPSSKVVGDMALFLFSRGIRPADVVNLEPGSQSFPESVVDMMSGGIGWPDGGWPAEVQRVVLGEKRAAQAQKDYRKGVVPGAVATPANLEKLRRELSETLKREATDDDLYSHLMYPQVFAGFIKHRREFSDVSVLPTPAFFYGLRLREEITFEIEEGKTLIVRLVNVSEPDKDGRRTVTYELNGMTREAFIADKKIIPQAKSRPKADVADPLQAAAPIPGLIAAISVTVGAKVAKGDKLLMMEAMKMQTTVYASADGIVDAINVQVGDTVESKDLLLRLKAR, encoded by the coding sequence ATGACCACACCCGTCCGAAGTGAACCTTCGTCGCCTAAAGCGGCGCGCACGTTCAAGAAGTTGATGGCTGCCAACCGCAGCGAAATCGCCATCCGAATTTTCCGCGCAGGGACTGAGTTGAACCTCCGAACCGTTGCGATCTACGCCGCCGAAGATCGATTTTGCCTCCATCGCTTCAAAGCCGATGAAGCTTATCTCGTTGGCTCAGGCAAGGGGCCGGTTGCGGCGTACCTCGACATTGAAGGCATCGTTGCTGTTGCAAAGGAGAAGGGCATCGATGCGATCCATCCAGGATACGGTTTTCTTTCCGAGAACCCGGACTTTGCCCGCGCATGCGCGAAAGCTGGAATCGCCTTCGTCGGTCCGCGCCCTGAACTCCTCGAGATGATGGGCGACAAAACCGCAGCGCGCGCGCTGGCCCGGAAGATCAATGTTCCCGTCCTTCCCGGTGTTGAAACGGCCATCACAGAACGGGATGCAGCGTTGAAGGCGGCGAAGGAAATCGGCTTCCCGCTGATCATCAAGGCCGCGTTTGGCGGCGGCGGGCGCGGCATGCGCGTCGTGCACAAGGCGTCGGATCTCGCGAGCCTGCTGGAGGAGGCGCGTTCGGAAGCGGAGCGCGCGTTCGGGAATCCGTCGGTGTTTCTGGAGAAATACATTCCCCGAGCCAAGCACATTGAAGTGCAGATTCTCGGCGATCAACACGGCAACGTCATTCATCTGCACGAGCGCGATTGTTCCGTGCAGCGCCGCCACCAAAAGGTCGTGGAAGTGGCGCCGAGCTTTGGGTTGCCCCGCAGTGTGATCAAGGAGCTCTGCGATGCTGCCGCGCGCATTGCGCGGGAAATTCGATACGACAACGCGGGAACGATCGAGTTTCTATACGACCTCGACAACCACGAATGGTTTTTCATCGAGATGAACCCGCGCATCCAGGTTGAGCACACCGTCACGGAAGTCATCACGGGCCTCGACCTCGTTCGCGCCCAGATCCTGATTGCCGAAGGTTATCCTTTGCACGGGCCTGAAGTGAACATGCCGTTGCAACCCGACATTCCCCGCAACGGTTACGCCATCCAATGCCGCGTCACCACCGAGGATCCTGAGAACCGATTCATGCCCGATTACGGAAAGATCCTCGCGTATCGCTCCCCGGGCGGCTTTGGCATTCGGCTCGATGGCGGGATGGGTTACGGCGGCGCCATCATCACGCCCTTTTACGATTCCATGCTGGTGAAGGTGATTGCGAGCGCGCACACATACGAAACCGCAATGCACCGCATGCACCGGGCGCTTTCGGAATTCCGCATCCGCGGGGTGAAGACAAACATTCCTTTCCTGGAAAACGTAATTCATCACGAGCAGTTCCGCAGCGGGCAGGCAACGACGACGATGATCGACACGTCGCCTGAGCTGTTTCATTTCCGGACCCGCCGCGACCGCGCGACCAAGCTCCTGAACTTCCTGGGCAATGTGATCGTCAATGGCAATCCGCACGCCAAGGGTTACACGCCGGACAAACCGCCTGTTCCGGCAACGCCTGTGGCATTCGACCACAAGGCGCCGCCGCCTGCGGGAACGCGCGACCTTCTGTTGAAGCTGGGGGCCAAGGGGTTTGCCGAATGGGCGCGCAAGCAGCGGCGCCTGCTGGTCACCGACACCACCATGCGCGATGCGCATCAATCGCTGATGGCGACCCGCGTCCGCACGCATGACATGCTGGCGGTGGGCGACGCTGTGGCGCGCCGCGCGCCCGGGTTGTTCTCGCTCGAAATGTGGGGAGGCGCGACTTTCGACACCACGATGCGGTTCCTGAATGAGGATCCATGGGAACGCCTGCGCCAGTTGCGCGCGCGTATTCCGAACATTTGTTTTCAAATGTTGTTCCGCGGCTCAAACGCAGTCGGCTATTCGAATTACCCGGAGAATGTCGTCGCGGGCTTTGTGAAACACGCTGCCGCCTCAGGCATCGACATCTTCCGCATCTTCGACTCCCTCAATTACACGCCCAACCTGCGCGTGGCAATGGACGCGGTGCAGGAGACGCACGCCGTGTGCGAAGCGGCCATCTGTTACACGGGCGATATTCTCGACGCGCGGCGCAGCAAGTATTCGCTGAAATATTATGTGAAGCTTGCGAAGGAGCTGGAGAAGATGGGCGCGCACATTCTCGCAATCAAGGATATGGCCGGCCTCTGCCGCCCTTACGCTGCGTATCAGCTGGTGAAGGCCCTGAAGGAAGAGATTGGCATTCCGATCCATTTTCATACGCACGACACCGCCGGCGTGCAGGCCGCCGCCATCCTGGAGGCGTGCGACGCCAACGTCGACATCGTCGACCTTGCCATGGGATCGATGTCGGGTTCGACGAGCCAGCCCAATCTCAACTCCATTGTCGCGGCGCTCGAACACACTCGCCGCGATACGGGACTGGACATCGCGGCGCTCGGCGAATTTTCTGATTACTGGGAACGCGTGCGCGAATATTATCATCCGTTCGACACCGCGCCCAAGACGGGGAGTGCCGAGGTCTACCTGCACGAAATGCCCGGCGGCCAGTATACAAATCTCAAGGAACAGGCCAACAGCATGGGCGTTGCGCATCGCTGGCCCGAGATCGCGCGCACGTACGCGGAGGTGAACCAACTTTTTGGCGACATCGTCAAAGTGACGCCAAGCAGCAAGGTCGTGGGCGACATGGCGCTGTTTCTGTTCAGTCGCGGCATCCGGCCTGCGGACGTCGTGAACCTCGAGCCGGGCTCGCAGAGCTTTCCTGAATCGGTCGTGGATATGATGAGCGGCGGGATCGGCTGGCCTGACGGGGGATGGCCCGCGGAGGTGCAGCGCGTCGTTCTCGGCGAAAAACGCGCGGCACAGGCGCAAAAGGACTATCGGAAGGGGGTTGTGCCCGGCGCAGTCGCCACCCCGGCCAACCTGGAGAAGCTTCGCCGTGAGCTCTCCGAGACGTTGAAGCGGGAGGCCACGGACGACGACCTTTACTCGCACCTCATGTATCCGCAGGTCTTTGCGGGGTTCATCAAACATCGCCGCGAATTCAGCGACGTCAGCGTGCTGCCAACGCCTGCATTCTTTTACGGGTTGCGATTGCGCGAAGAGATCACGTTTGAGATTGAAGAAGGCAAGACGCTGATCGTGCGGCTGGTGAACGTAAGCGAGCCCGACAAGGACGGCCGCCGCACGGTGACGTATGAGTTGAACGGCATGACACGCGAGGCGTTCATCGCGGACAAAAAGATCATCCCGCAGGCCAAGTCCCGTCCGAAGGCAGACGTCGCGGATCCGCTTCAGGCCGCCGCTCCAATCCCGGGCCTGATCGCTGCGATCTCCGTGACGGTGGGTGCGAAGGTTGCCAAGGGAGACAAGCTGCTGATGATGGAAGCGATGAAGATGCAGACGACCGTTTACGCGTCGGCAGACGGGATTGTGGACGCGATCAACGTGCAGGTGGGCGACACCGTCGAGAGCAAGGATCTGCTGTTGCGATTGAAGGCTCGTTGA
- a CDS encoding response regulator transcription factor, whose amino-acid sequence MKRILVIEDEPEMRRNLATILRLEQFHPIPAENGRVGIELAASQNPDLILCDVMMPELDGYGVLQALRENAQTVAIPFIFLTAKGEKPDVRAGMNLGADDYLTKPVPKVELLEAIRTRLARADQQSRPVFNPNFKSSSPLEEAFGLTPRAAEVLLWLAQGKTNAEIGQILGNTESTVKKHVAEIFEKAGVETRGAATLRALEILSSPRAHQKGMSL is encoded by the coding sequence ATGAAGCGAATCCTTGTGATTGAAGACGAACCGGAAATGCGGCGCAACCTCGCCACGATCCTCCGCCTCGAGCAGTTTCATCCGATCCCGGCGGAAAACGGGCGCGTGGGGATCGAGCTGGCCGCGAGTCAGAATCCGGACCTGATCCTGTGCGATGTCATGATGCCCGAGCTGGATGGATACGGCGTGCTCCAGGCGCTGCGCGAGAATGCGCAGACGGTTGCGATTCCATTCATCTTCCTCACCGCCAAGGGCGAGAAACCCGACGTGCGGGCGGGAATGAATCTGGGTGCTGATGATTATCTCACGAAGCCTGTGCCGAAGGTGGAATTGCTCGAGGCCATCCGAACGCGCCTCGCCCGCGCCGATCAGCAATCGCGTCCTGTCTTCAATCCCAACTTCAAGTCATCCTCGCCGTTGGAGGAAGCGTTCGGCCTGACGCCGCGCGCCGCCGAGGTGCTGCTCTGGCTGGCGCAGGGAAAAACCAATGCGGAGATTGGCCAGATCCTTGGCAATACGGAATCGACGGTGAAGAAGCACGTTGCGGAAATTTTTGAGAAGGCTGGCGTGGAAACCCGCGGCGCGGCGACGTTGCGTGCCCTGGAAATCCTCAGCTCCCCCCGTGCGCATCAAAAGGGAATGTCTCTCTAG